tgagttttttcttcctaacgtctcccttgacactgcctcaattttgaccttgagttgaaagctcgtccctgtgaggaagactcCCCTGACCGAAACACGCCatggtctataaaagtggtagcttCTGCTCCTGATTAGCGTTCAGCAATAacgggagtggaacgactggtgtGCTAGTTGTTAGTATACTGTGGCCGGGTGCGTGTTCTTGTTCGGTGTCATGCTTCAGTTAgattgcactataaaaaggggcaAACGTTCCACTATTACAAATAAACCACATCCTCCAAAAACAGACACTCACACACTGCTACACAATGCACATATGAGTCGTCATCAAAATTGTCGTGAATTTATAGCTTTAGGTGGTATCGGTTAACTTTATGTCATCAAATAAACTTGATTGGACAAAAACctttaatgcaaaaaaaaaaaaaaaaaaaaactcaactaTCAAATGTCAGAGAACCGCGCCATAACTTTACATCGACACCTAGGTATGAACTTAAATCTGCCAACAGAATTTCGACAACTGACATATGATATGTAAAGTTACAGCATACAGTTATACCGACacgcctagcagcttaacagaGGAAGGAATATAATCGGGTGACGTGCCAATCTATCACCAATGGTGACATATATCTGCCATCGTGTTACTGTAACTCGACTTTGCCAAGATAATTATGTCGGCAGGCAAAGTTAtaacaaaaattattattataattagcTTAGCTTATTACGACAAGGTCCATAATAGCCAGCCACGATAATATAACTTCATCTTCCAAGATGATTCTGACGACAAGTCTTGTAATAAGTCTATTTGCCGACATGAATATTTCAACTATAGTCATGCTACATTATCATGGCAAATTCGAGTTACAGTACCGCAACCTTAAATAATACGATTGCAGAAACATGCCTTACAATCTCTCCCATAGTTTCACGTTGAAATCAGGGGACCGCAATGAACTCTGGGAGATATCGGAACATTAAATTGGATAAATATGACTGCCTTGGCAGGTTGCAGTATTTTTCCAATTCTTTTGACAATAAAGCTGTCAGATTTAGGCATGGCGTATCTGTAGTGAGAACAACACCCTACAATACTGTAATCAGTTTCACTGGGTATTGTTTTCTGTCGTTTAGTATGCATAACGTTACACTAGCACCTAACAACATATTTTTGCATGCGATTAATGTTTACGAATTTCGAATAGAACCAACCTATTTGATTTACTTCGCTGGAGATCTATACAAAACACTTGGCTGCATGTCCGTTAACAACCTTAtaagtttggttttttttttgcgaaTTTCGCGGAAAGAAAGAAATCGCAAATTCCAAGTACGTCTGCGCGAAAAACGTgcaaacatatgtaaaatagaaccaaatgatttAAAGTCAAGAAATCAAACCGtcgtgaaaaaaaatcattcggCTCGAAAACTGCGACAGTAAAAGCAAGACAGTCAATATTTTAAACTGGAAGGTGTATTGCTCAATGATAAACTGATTGATAAAAATGGCGGATTGACATATCCGCTCTGGAGGAGTATTAAGACAGTTATTGAATTTCTTTTAagtattataacacaaaaaataaacataatgcATTTGGTATCCATGGCGACAGTAATATACACGGTAATAGTATatgacatttcaaaatttccCAACCATAATGTCTTTACGCTTAAATACCCCTTAATTTTTACAACGAACTGCtccagtctttgatttagaagttcctaaatgtgtcttcaggggtgaaaaAGTTTATGTGCCAGATAAACTTGAGCTACCAGTTTGGTTTGTGTTGCAATTCAAGACCCACACGAAACAAATGTCTATTACTCAATATTTAACCTTACATTTCAACAATATGTCCAGAACGTTGGGTTATATGTGTTACAGTCACATGTGTCATCATTTTTAATCAAAGTATCACACTATATTAACCGACCGAGGTACATCACAAATACCCATTTAAATATCATCATAGCAATTAAACATTTCTACTGAATAAGAAACGGCGGACGAGAGAAAGAGCAATGTTTTAGATATCTGGAGcaagaaatatcaattttatccTCTGGCTATTTATTGTGTACTGAAAGACTTGTTGTGTCTCAGAAAGAATATCCAATTATCAGGGCAGTTTTACTAATTTGCGTCGAAGTATCCACGTCAGTCCATGGAAACATGTCAACAAGCCTGAGAGACTTGATTCCATTGTTTCCGGTACAGTTGGCTGAAATAATGAGGCCCAGATACATCATAATTGTGGATATGTCCTTGGATTGTACTCACCATTCGTCGATACTAAATATGTCCATACGTGTGTATAAGGGAGGGTgagtgtatgtgtgtataaggGAGGGTGAGTGTATGTGTGAGAGAGGGTGCGTGTGTATGTCTGTGTGTGAGGGAggatcatcctcgatatcccaAGGTTACAATCACTTACGTAAAATCCATCCCGGACTACCTCAtgcatagtaaaactgaaggcagttcaggagaaaaaaaactgaccaatcacatgcctGTAGacacttcctttgaagattacaaagagagcgacgcccaacttcaaagcaacagtCAACctcagtgtaccgttatacaattTCTTTGATGTATGTCAAAGGATCAAATAACCTGTGTCGACTCTGttacctccagttttactatgagatagtcttGGGCATCCTCGGTATtctaggggttccgatcacttacgatctctacatccctggactatctcatagtgaaatagAAGgaagctcagcggaaaacatttgaccaatcacaggctagtaaagatttcctttgaagactacagagaaagcgacgtccaacttcaaagccacacagtcaaccacagtgtaccgttatactgTGGCACTCTAAGGGTTAAATCACGATGAGATAATGTcggtaatagtaacccctggagtatcgaggatggtattaTTCATGGAGTACACGTGTTAAAGGCGCACTaactttccgaaacggtttttgatttttaaaatgggaatgtaaaacgagattaataattttgtagagtggcaaaagttattaacttaacgttaatactacacttattatcgCCTCCTaaacaattcaattaaaataaataaaatgtttattttcataacgcgggtcgtcttatgttttccccgtcgtcctaaataccgcgcggtagttgactatgaCTGCatcagacggtaaaacagcgaaatcactctccattgttatcatatattacgcaggaaatcttgcatatgtttggtgttgtaaccttatcttaggccatcggtatatattttctgaggtaactaatgtttcaagaaatctttatattttgctccggaaaggtagtgggcctttaaaggtcCACTTCCTTTctggagcaaaacataaagaattcttaaaaaagacaatatatatcgatggcctaaggcgcggttacaacaccaaacatatgtaaGATTTTCtccgtaatatatgataatagtggaaagtcatttcgctgttttgccgtctggagcagtgatagtcaactaccgcccggtatttaggatgacggcgggaaacataagacgacctgcgttatctaaattaacattttatttattctaatcaaattgttcagaaggtgatgatacgtgtagtatcaACGGTACAATGTgcaagttaataacttttgtgactgcAAAATTATcgaatctcgttttacattgacattttaaaaatcaaaagcttttttcggaaaggtagtgggtctttaatgCACTTTACTGCTAATAGGACATTGAGAACGACCAACCAGATATCTAACACATCTACGATGACCCGAATGTGCCTTCATGTATAAATGTAAGTAATTATTAAAAGTATTTGACTTTTGAGTGTATTTGGGCAATCTCTCGTTgtcaaatcaaataataatgggcaaattaaacaatattttatcacTATAGTGGCCTTGCTCTTAACAGCAATCATGCGGTTGACGAAATAACCTAAATTAGAAAACtgcatttattaaaataaaagttttaaaacataGAAGCTTCCTTGGATTATTATTGATTGAAGAACGATGAAGAATTTAagattattatgtatttatgaGAAGAACTTCATTGACACTTCAGAACATATATCTTTGTCTTTCAAAACACGAAAATTCAAGTCATCCTCGTTTTCCCAAGACACCACGTTTAAAGAATCGCCGGCCAGGGATTCCTTAATCAAGGCCATCTCCAGTTCCCGAACTCCGTTTTCCAAAGtcttgtcagtgatgtttttatactttttatgtAGTACCCCAAAACTACAAGCATCAGTGCAATATCGAGCATACGATGCCCAATTCGTGTGAAGGTATGCGTCGCACTCCCCCGGGGTcacaatgacgtcattccggcTATAGACGGAAGAGTTTATCTCTGGTAGCGTCTTCATTTTTAATGGAGTTCCGTCAACGGCTGGATCTTGTCCGTATTTCTTTCTCCACCAATCCGGAAATGACGTAGATTTGCGAGTGGCTGGATCTACCAATACTGATTGAACTTTGCACACAGCGTAGGGGTTATCTTGTGTGTGAGCTAACGTACTTGTTAAGAGGAAGGAGGAACGGCCAATGTGGTCCAATTTCATGGTGATAGACAACGGAAATTTTGGCATAGATTCGTCATACAATTGTCTTTCGACGGTAAGTTTTACTGTTACTATAAAGAAGAAATTCTCCAACAGCAATTCTTTGAAATCCGCGAAGGAACTTTCGGGTCGCTCGGCAGTGGGTATTGGCCACAGGCTAAAAGCCCGAACAGACTCGAACAGCTGAAGCAAGCTCACTGGTGCCACCTTCGCCCCTGTTGGTACAGACATAagaatgtttgatttttttgtcaaaatctGCATTTGCTTCAAAATCTCTACTAATGTGTaaatttaattttagattttaaaatagatGTTTGATTGACAAAATGTGTTTACCATTTAAGTATATAACATTGTATGTAACAATGTTCAGCATtggattttttcaaattaaaaatcaaataaccTCTGGTCCAGTAAAACATGTACTTCTATGTgtatattctacatgtatatgtaaatcatccaatatatgtagagttggaaaaaACTTTCTCAAAAACCGGAAACAGGATATCAACACAAGCAtcgcgcaagacagtatccaaagtcacactctcgcgtgattacaaacaagtaacgCTTGGGAAAAAATCAATTTCACATTAGTGAAAGATTACATGTTGTCCTGAATCTTCTTAAAAGCATTTAACGTGAGCAagttgcttcggaattttccgcTTGATCgctataatactgggtcaaggtagCCGCAGCTCGTATTGTTTCAGAAAGTATAACTCAATATTGGTTTTATAAAACTCAATAACCAGTAATTCGGCCATATAAATGTGTTTCTACATACACCCTAGGAAATATTTCAGCAAAATTCTTTCCTAAAAAAGTAGGTGTACGTTGATTATTATCCGCCTTGgtgcattgtaataaataaaaccataaaattaAATGTGTGAATGTTACATAAAAAGGATTGcttataataatagaaatactctCAATACCTGTTGTCATGCACGCTTCTGGAGATAATTTATCTGATATTTTATGATTGTcgtgtgtttttttatttggtatTATTGATACACATATTAGTAAGCGATAGTATCATGCTATATGATGAGGTATAAAAATTCAGCCACTTGTATTTTATTGACACTGCTTGTATTGTTTCGAAAAGCTTCCCACAGTCGATCAACTTAGAATATCGTGACTGGGTGCAAGaatgataaaaagaaattagCTATAAGAAAATAAATTCGGTGATCGTgtgcgcagttggaatctgcgcatagcggatgtacacagactctacactCGACAAGGAAAATCATAGTACGAGTACCACTCGCACTTAAAAAACCTGTCAATATCTGTAAGGACTCGATGGGTCAGGGGGGAGTTACTCTTTCATCGTTGGATATCCTTTATTTAACTggcatatttctatttgtttacacatttaaaaaaaccgAAAGAATTGATTAgctgctgcgctctcagataggTT
This genomic window from Argopecten irradians isolate NY chromosome 4, Ai_NY, whole genome shotgun sequence contains:
- the LOC138321825 gene encoding uncharacterized protein, whose product is MGSRTASALARGFPRIARQLNYQREFLSPSTIRVTIPGGLPYQAFEPKGAKVAPVSLLQLFESVRAFSLWPIPTAERPESSFADFKELLLENFFFIVTVKLTVERQLYDESMPKFPLSITMKLDHIGRSSFLLTSTLAHTQDNPYAVCKVQSVLVDPATRKSTSFPDWWRKKYGQDPAVDGTPLKMKTLPEINSSVYSRNDVIVTPGECDAYLHTNWASYARYCTDACSFGVLHKKYKNITDKTLENGVRELEMALIKESLAGDSLNVVSWENEDDLNFRVLKDKDICSEVSMKFFS